In the genome of Xenopus laevis strain J_2021 chromosome 1S, Xenopus_laevis_v10.1, whole genome shotgun sequence, one region contains:
- the idh3b.S gene encoding isocitrate dehydrogenase (NAD(+)) 3 beta S homeolog isoform X1 translates to MAALRHFLRSTQKPLWPHISHTWRPVCSSPAVQQVEVGKLDGAFHVTMIPGDGVGPELMHSVKEVFKAADVPVEFEEHHLSEVQNMASKEKLEQVLGSMQANKVAIKGKIHTPMEYKGELASYEMRLRRKLDLFANVVHVKSLPGYKTRHNNLDLVIIREQTEGEYSSLEHESVSGVIACLKIITREKSNRIAKFAFDYATKKGRAKVTAVHKANIMKLGDGLFLQCCKEVAELYPKIQFDTMIIDNCCMQLVQNPYQFDVLVMPNLYGNIIDNLAAGLVGGAGVVPGESYSSEYAVFETGARHPFAQAVGRNIANPTAMLLTATNMLRHLNLEYHSNLISDAVKKVIKQGKVRTRDMGGYSTTTDFIKAVIDGLHSRYPY, encoded by the exons ATGGCGGCGCTCAGACATTTCCTACGTTCTACTCAG AAACCTCTGTGGCCTCACATCAGTCACACATGGCGCCCCGTATGCTCCTCCCCCGCGGTACAGCAG GTTGAAGTGGGCAAATTAGATGGGGCTTTTCATGTCACTATGATCCCGGGGGATGGAGTGGGACCGGAGCTCATGCACTCGGTGAAAGAGGTGTTCAAG GCAGCGGATGTGCCGGTGGAGTTTGAGGAGCATCATCTGAGTGAGGTGCAGAACATGGCGTCCAAGGAGAAGCTGGAGCAGGTCCTGGGCTCCATGCAGGCAAATAAGGTGGCAATTAAAG ggaAGATCCACACCCCCATGGAGTATAAAGGGGAACTGGCGTCGTATGAGATGAGACTCAG GCGCAAGCTTGACCTGTTTGCTAACGTGGTGCATGTGAAGAGCCTCCCCGGATACAAGACCCGACACAACAATCTGGACCTGGTGATCATTCGGGAGCAGACGGAGGGAGAGTACAGCTCTCTGGAGCATGAG AGCGTCAGCGGAGTGATCGCGTGCCTGAAGATCATAACCAGAGAGAAGTCCAACCGCATTGCCAAGTTTGCCTTTGATTATGCCACCAAGAAGGGCCGAGCCAAGGTCACGGCTGTGCACAAAGCCAATATCAT GAAGCTGGGAGACGGGCTGTTCCTGCAGTGCTGTAAGGAGGTGGCAGAGTTGTACCCCAAGATCCAGTTTGATACAATGATTATTGACAACTGCTGCATGCAG TTGGTGCAGAATCCGTACCAGTTTGATGTGCTGGTCATGCCCAACCTGTATGGCAATATCATTGATAACCTGGCagctgggctggtggggggcgcaGGAGTGGTGCCAGGAGAGAGTTACAGTTCAGAATACGCCGTGTTTGAGACG GGCGCGCGCCACCCATTCGCACAAGCCGTGGGCAGGAATATTGCGAACCCAACTGCAATGTTACTTACTGCCACCAACATGCTGCGACATCTGAA CCTCGAGTATCACTCAAATCTCATCTCCGATGCtgtgaaaaaagtcattaaacaGGGAAAG GTGCGGACCCGAGATATGGGAGGTTATTCCACGACAACGGACTTCATCAAGGCTGTGATTGACGGCTTACACTCTCGCTATCCCTACTAG
- the idh3b.S gene encoding isocitrate dehydrogenase (NAD(+)) 3 beta S homeolog (The RefSeq protein has 1 substitution compared to this genomic sequence), which yields MAALRHFLRSTQKPLWPHISHTWRPVCSSPAVQQVEVGKLDGAFHVTMIPGDGVGPELMHSVKEVFKAADVPVEFEEHHLSEVQNMASKEKLEQVLGSMQANKVAIKGKIHTPMEYKGELASYEMRLRRKLDLFANVVHVKSLPGYKTRHNNLDLVIIREQTEGEYSSLEHESVSGVIACLKIITREKSNRIAKFAFDYATKKGRAKVTAVHKANIMKLGDGLFLQCCKEVAELYPKIQFDTMIIDNCCMQLVQNPYQFDVLVMPNLYGNIIDNLAAGLVGGAGVVPGESYSSEYAVFETGARHPFAQAVGRNIANPTAMLLSATNMLRHLNLEYHSNLISDAVKKVIKQGKVRTTDMGGYATSLDYTQAVISNLN from the exons ATGGCGGCGCTCAGACATTTCCTACGTTCTACTCAG AAACCTCTGTGGCCTCACATCAGTCACACATGGCGCCCCGTATGCTCCTCCCCCGCGGTACAGCAG GTTGAAGTGGGCAAATTAGATGGGGCTTTTCATGTCACTATGATCCCGGGGGATGGAGTGGGACCGGAGCTCATGCACTCGGTGAAAGAGGTGTTCAAG GCAGCGGATGTGCCGGTGGAGTTTGAGGAGCATCATCTGAGTGAGGTGCAGAACATGGCGTCCAAGGAGAAGCTGGAGCAGGTCCTGGGCTCCATGCAGGCAAATAAGGTGGCAATTAAAG ggaAGATCCACACCCCCATGGAGTATAAAGGGGAACTGGCGTCGTATGAGATGAGACTCAG GCGCAAGCTTGACCTGTTTGCTAACGTGGTGCATGTGAAGAGCCTCCCCGGATACAAGACCCGACACAACAATCTGGACCTGGTGATCATTCGGGAGCAGACGGAGGGAGAGTACAGCTCTCTGGAGCATGAG AGCGTCAGCGGAGTGATCGCGTGCCTGAAGATCATAACCAGAGAGAAGTCCAACCGCATTGCCAAGTTTGCCTTTGATTATGCCACCAAGAAGGGCCGAGCCAAGGTCACGGCTGTGCACAAAGCCAATATCAT GAAGCTGGGAGACGGGCTGTTCCTGCAGTGCTGTAAGGAGGTGGCAGAGTTGTACCCCAAGATCCAGTTTGATACAATGATTATTGACAACTGCTGCATGCAG TTGGTGCAGAATCCGTACCAGTTTGATGTGCTGGTCATGCCCAACCTGTATGGCAATATCATTGATAACCTGGCagctgggctggtggggggcgcaGGAGTGGTGCCAGGAGAGAGTTACAGTTCAGAATACGCCGTGTTTGAGACG GGCGCGCGCCACCCATTCGCACAAGCCGTGGGCAGGAATATTGCGAACCCAACTGCAATGTTACTTACTGCCACCAACATGCTGCGACATCTGAA CCTCGAGTATCACTCAAATCTCATCTCCGATGCtgtgaaaaaagtcattaaacaGGGAAAG GTGCGTACAACTGACATGGGAGGTTATGCTACTTCTCTGGATTACACACAGGCCGTCATATCCAACCTCAACTGA